One part of the Arabidopsis thaliana chromosome 1 sequence genome encodes these proteins:
- a CDS encoding F-box family protein (F-box family protein; CONTAINS InterPro DOMAIN/s: F-box domain, cyclin-like (InterPro:IPR001810), F-box associated domain, type 3 (InterPro:IPR013187), F-box domain, Skp2-like (InterPro:IPR022364), F-box associated interaction domain (InterPro:IPR017451); BEST Arabidopsis thaliana protein match is: F-box and associated interaction domains-containing protein (TAIR:AT5G42430.1); Has 1303 Blast hits to 1246 proteins in 40 species: Archae - 0; Bacteria - 0; Metazoa - 0; Fungi - 0; Plants - 1303; Viruses - 0; Other Eukaryotes - 0 (source: NCBI BLink).), with translation MNRGETLDSIPTDLILDILSRLPTKSIARFHCVSKLWSSMLASQDFTRLFVNRSSSNPRLLLGIVRGGEWSFYSSPQPKNPYEKSSLEVAADFHMKLSEIKQHQHHGTSYAFGLIYLRTVWMSKEGFDPIGKQFKVLVLNILDNHYILTLGTENDKWRSIQSSLRYRPCGQSPICINGVLYYIAYDTQDSSNDVIGCFDVRFEKFKFFHDLEKEEWSKYAYTLKPDNNVVKVNYNLSFVGVTTRGEIVLAKMYACKPFYVFYYNPENNTLLSVEIQGVGEDSEWFSNYQRVYVFVEHVKDLHQFDNTKTSINLPEQKRKPTSISISSKYDDHVRTTLISSRKNQQVTTVSRPQQDRRTTNKFSALCLLVMKNSQVSKPDCFSWSSATMLYL, from the exons ATGAATAGAGGAGAAACCTTAGATTCCATCCCAACTGATCTGATTCTTGATATACTCTCGAGACTGCCTACAAAGTCCATCGCGAGATTTCACTGCGTTTCGAAGCTATGGTCGTCCATGCTTGCCAGTCAAGATTTCACCAGGTTGTTCGTTAACAGGTCCTCATCTAATCCACGTCTCTTACTCGGGATCGTTCGAGGCGGTGAGTGGAGCTTCTACTCGTCGCCTCAGCCTAAGAATCCATATGAGAAGTCATCTCTTGAAGTAGCCGCTGATTTTCATATGAAGCTTTCTGAAAtaaaacaacatcaacatcacGGGACTAGCTATGcttttggtttgatatattTACGTACTGTGTGGATGTCAAAAGAGG GGTTTGACCCGATTGGCAAGCAATTCAAGGTTTTGGTTCTTAACATTCTAGACAATCATTATATTCTGACATTAGGAACAGAAAATGATAAGTGGAGGAGTATCCAAAGTTCCTTAAGGTATCGTCCTTGTGGGCAAAGCCCGATATGCATTAATGGAGTTTTGTATTACATAGCTTACGATACACAGGACAGCTCGAATGATGTGATAGGTTGTTTTGATGTTAGGTTTGAGAAATTCAAGTTTTTCCAT GATCTCGAGAAAGAGGAATGGTCGAAGTATGCCTACACTTTGAAGCCTGATAATAATGTTGTTAAGGTTAATTATAATCTTTCCTTTGTTGGGGTTACTACTAGAGGTGAAATTGTTTTGGCGAAGATGTATGCATGTAAAccgttttatgttttctactATAATCCCGAAAATAACACTCTCTTAAGTGTTGAAATTCAAGGTGttggagaagactctgaatGGTTTAGCAATTATCAGAGAGTCTACGTCTTTGTAGAACATGTGAAGGATCTTCATCAGTTTGATAATACGAAGACATCTATAAACCTACCAGAACAGAAGCGTAAACCCACAAGCATATCAATATCATCTAAATATGATGATCATGTTAGGACGACACTGATATCATCTAGAAAAAATCAGCAAGTGACGACTGTTTCTCGCCCGCAACAAGATCGGCGTACAACTAACAAATTTAGTGCTCTGTGTCTTTTAGTGATGAAGAATTCTCAGGTGTCTAAACCTGATTGCTTCAGTTGGTCCTCTGCAACTATGCTCTACCTGTGA